Below is a window of Pseudophryne corroboree isolate aPseCor3 chromosome 3 unlocalized genomic scaffold, aPseCor3.hap2 SUPER_3_unloc_29, whole genome shotgun sequence DNA.
tcgctgatgtgtaacaagatgtgatttcagtgtaaaacatttcccacactcagaacatggtaataggttctcacctgtgtgacgtctctgatgtgtaacaagatgtgatttctctgtaaaacatttcccacactcagaacatggaaatggcttctgacCTTTGTGTCTGCACTGATGTGAAACAAGTTGTGATttgcaggtaaaacatttcccacagtcagaacatatcagtggcctctcacctgccttagctgcctgatgggtaataagctttgtgttctgtgtaaaacatgtggtatctatagaacagggaaactctgtatttactgtcagagctgtaacagatgcaccaatatcagagtgatcaggagaacatttcccaggatcagagggaccagctgatagagctggatgtataattgaggtaatggggttatctcctggagaatcctgtctactgtcataatcttttatttcacaatccggggataacattagatgtccttctgagatattcctgcttgtgtgtccatctgctggaaataaaacacattatggaaatgtgacattttctgtaacaatattaatcttgtaaacaataggagaaaatTACATTCTGGGACACTTAATAGTAAATgtgtgtattaaaacacaacatttaatgaaggctttataataatgtctcctaacgttactcctggaagcattggtaaggtagcattcctttatgtgtgtgctcatacgctggtaaacctgtacatgtgttactcacccttatataaggtatattgctacagcagagtaggtgtggaacaaggtattttacatgcaatacaccatataatacactgcaatcatcatctgctaggttataatccattgttacacccccatcatcagtgtcttactgtACCtctactctcaatagtaataaggatgatgtgtgtacagtaagtatgatacagagaattacatatcagaatctatacagctgccgccatacttctgcttctcatacgtgtgctactggcagcagtgaacatctgagtgagagtgcagggaagacagcagagtctgatgagaaagagattggatctgcctttgcagggatgtaccacacctgtcacccctgttattatataaaataataaataagaggggcgtggactatccagacgtgctttctggagctctcctcactaagtggtttcttatctaccctacctaatagctctcagccgccgctgggaccaagacccaatctatcaagtcccccactcctcctgccctaaagccgctcactcGGCTCAGTCTGGGCAtcgttcactgctgcagcctagtgacgcagctgaagccacgggctgtattctggggctacgtgtgcccagtctttcctgcacgctccggagacctgacttggaggcgcttttgcctcaggtgggagcacttgctcttctgctactgctggggacagaacgggctgcgcacagtcaccggagcccggcagtgtattggaaagtgaggtgatgatcaagcactcttgctctTTCTCCaaattccactagccgatctgctaagATATCCGTGTCGAACCCCCTACCCCGGAGACGTTGGACCTCTGAccctgctaggtatgaaacatAGCTGCTGCTAGGAgagagggtggggcttgtggggctcaccggttctgtacgaatGTCCACTGGTAGGCCACCATCTTCAATGCCAACGCCCTTAGCACTCTACCTCCGCCCAGAGGGACATCTCCAAGCTCACAAGTGCCGCCCTCATGATGCTTCTggatgcgttgaaagggatatccacacccttctcctgatacacgatctacagatcgtccttagacattccgctgaaatccaccatcttgtgctttctcctgcgctgcagttactcctatattaacttggcttctccaatcaggtgaccgaaaagccacctaggattatcccaccgctatgctagcaatttctgtgaccggatgGTTCTCTATGAAAGCCCTCGCCCTGCATCGCGTcccgccccagtcacagaatggatgtttaggtcacagaggatctggccaattaggggattcccacttactgtcagtaaccgcctactactgacaccacccactgcgcagtgggcgggtaatACACTGTTACCACTAGACTCCTTGTTGCCAGggagtctggaaccatggtactgctctgtatgcatcgacacgctaaccacacctgtgtggtgttgacgaatcactAGTGGCTGGTCTAGGACTCTGCACGGTAGCTggcgggaggcggagcttggagacgctgagtgcaCCCTCGACAGCCAGAAAACAGAACTATGTTCGGCATAGCTCTGcagatcacaagatgaagcggtcctcttgaggcagatgtttattcacccagtcttaaaaaagacttccctattgctaggggcaacaagaatacagcaagatgtttacagcagagtgaaaattgtATAATACCTCTGGATGCTcataggcctcctctttttatcttactctaatatacataccacagggggtaagtccaccaTGCTATTCTCAACCATTGTTTAtccatgtgatgtgcatgccttggccacatgcacagctaccattgtcctctatggacggtggggagtagtcactctcctttgaccgtcccatcctggagggttagtatccgccctggtgacgctcagtctaggctgggggaagttttcccatctaaactacttccaggaatctgcccaggtacccagctcaccatctccagcctaaaattgggctccagagatgggcagcctagatccccggtcagggtttcctgcccaccgagggtgatcgctatggagctccagaaaaccactcagcttgttttaaagctgagctgctcctctctctccccatgatacttccatgtgggaggctagagaggaaagcattccattttggggggaaagtactgggggaatccaacagcctacaccaggcatgtccaaactgctgccctccagctgctgtgaaactacatatcccagcatgccctgacagttttgctgtcaaagaattctaaagctgtgtcagggcatgctgggatgtgtagtttctcaacagctggagggcagcagtttggacatgcctggcctacacagttatggattcccccctcctggaacacacaaccaagtgcatttcactttaaatacaattcaaatacactatacacattgttgcttaaatatacactgagcctgtgccctacacaggctccacatacccagtcactgcagtgcctcaccatactaactatatatatatatatatatatatatagcgcatcaCATGTCCATCCCGCAGCAAAGTCACTAgtatagacaggaccagcacactgtagtctAGTCAAAATGCAGTATTTACTCCATATGTGTGAATAAAGATACAAGGCTCAGCATATACTCATCgttagcaagcacagggaaacacaataGACCTCCCgaacagccgttttcggacttaatccatcatcaggggaacagtcatcaaaagtgccatagtgccttgtgcaaaaaatgcctgtataaagtgccaaaaccaagctcacttgtgtgctctatttaagcaCACCTAATGGCGCTTACCTGCCGCACCTGTgatctccaaacccccccccccccccccgatgatcGTATCCACCACCCTGCCTGTCTGGGTCCCCCGCCGTTGGAACgcagtggtgcaatgtgaattggtactatgatgtggccacgccccttctccacaaaGCGATGCCCCTACATTTTTGATGGGCGCACACTGACTTTGCTTTacaatatgggagggggagcaccaatgcaCTTTctgacaaattgtctagttccatctctggtgcagagtgtccggtatagctacacagcccagcagcactgtcacccccccccctccctcccccctcccccttgcagcacttttgtagtgtccaaatcaagtctgagtttttatatttaaatcattaataagaaccttaattccgatggaacccagaaaagcacaggtaggaccccaattttgaaaagtgaggggtccctgggacccacttttttttgggatcATCGCGATCACTCCCTGgagtgctgaggtgccgggagcatagctcccagACCCCAGCGCCCTACGATCCCCCGTGAGTGGCGCACGCTCCTGCAGCTTGGGGCGCTCGTACCGGCTGCCGTGGCTAGCCACCTCTGTAGTGCTCCGCTCACAACGGCACACACAGCGCTGCCGCAGGATCTGATCTCCTGGCTGCAGTGGTTCCGCTCTTCCCCGGCACACCGGGGGGGGTTCCCTCACTGCCGCGGTAGCCGGAGAGGTCCATACATTTTAAAGATGTCACCTAGCGCCAGTATACaccaccgttcaaaagtttggggccaCCAAGACAATttcgtgttttccatgaaaactcagctatttatcaaatgagttgcacaatgaatagaacatatagtcagGACATTGCCAGggctagaaataatgatttttatttgaaataataattttctcCTTCAGACTTTGCGTTCGTCAAAGAATGCTCCctctgcagcaattacagcattgcagacctttggcgTTCTAGCTGTTCATTTGTTGAGGtatctgaagaaatttcaccctACGCTTCCTAAAGCtcctcccacaagttggattggcttgatgggcacttcttgcgtaccatacggtcaagctgctcccacaacagctcaatggggttgagatctggtgactgcgctggccattccattacagacagaataccagttgccggcttcttccataaataggtcttgtataatttggaggtgtgctttgggtcattgtcctgttgtagggtgaaattggctccaatcaagcgctgtccacagggtatggcatggcattgcaaaatggagtgatagccttccttacTCAAATTCCcctttaccttgtacaaatctcccactttaccagcaccaaaacagctccagaccatcacattacctccaccatgcttgacagatggcgtcaggcactcttccagcgtcttttcacttgttctgcgtctcacaaatgttcttctgtgtgatccaaacacctcaaacttcgattcatctgtccataacacttttctCCAATcatcctctgtccaatgtctgtgttatTTGGCCCATATGAATCTTTACCTTTTATTGGCGTTTTTTTTGCCACTCTTCCTAGAAGGTcagcatcccggagtcgcctcttcactatagacgttgacactggcgtttttcgggtaccatttaatgaagctgccagttgaggacctgtgaggcatctatttctcaaactagagactctaatgtacttgtcttcttgctcagttgtggaccagggcctcccacttctctttctgcTCTGGTTAGAGCCcgtttgtgctgttctctgaaggtgTTTTGAACCAcatgtagtggttcattcctgttttccgtattttatgtttatagttgtcttgcaggccaggattacccattgctctggtttaagaagattcttgtttgctgccagtggtgagtctgtgtaattgcagctcgttcccatgtgttcagcctcacctgtctgttgattgcacctctcagttgtgcagcagggcagctacgcgacaattaattaagactctctgttatattctggctcagtgcaattcacagacgctggtgatatttcaagGGTTccagagttctgagctagtccctgccagttcctgagctcctgtctagcagtgtctgtctagctgcttccagtgccagttcctgagtgtcagttcctgtgtctgattccgtgtcctgccatgaagcattcctgtccagaagtcctgtggctttgtctgtgcatggtcgaatatctggcttcttggagtccaccggtctgtcatttgggattctgcctgtcctccagttctgagaatctgtgttggctacattgggggttcctgtccgtttgccagtatttgtaccggttccgtgagtagcggctttgccgcatccgttggcctaggccgcagtattctttggttatatttagttactggtgttttgcagagggttctgcttatgctgtcaccgctggtaTGCAAAAGTATTGTGTCGTCGTGTGGAgaacatttcctttgttgttcttttcctttggcggcgtgccgcacatatatttagttttagggtagttagtagcccctagctttctgttgttttagttagaggtccccttattatcctgtctcggttcacgccttgtctgacactaagacctgggggcatcggagttgggcagacataatccgcccttcaaacgcggctgccgtgggcccaagaaaccatagtcactcaggcgtgaactgaccacacgggtaaaacaatggaggtagggtgctaggggctatttccacaccacaccttatttcaacgtcacgttctggtgctcaggacttactacgcaacatctcccttgttctgagcaccaggaacctaacagaaggAAGTAGTACAgaccgttgtaggaaatgttcagtttcttggcaatttctTGCATAGAAATAGTCTTCATTTCTAAGAACAATaatagactgtcgagtttcacatgaaagttctctttttcttgctattttgagagtataatcaaacccacaaatgtgatgttccagatactcaactagcttAAAGGAAGGCCAGTGctatagcttctctaacgagcaaacccattttcagctgtgctaacatgaTTGCACAAGGGTTTTAAAGGATTTTCTAaacatccattagtcttctaccgcGATTAGAAAACACAATGTAACATTAGAACACTGGAgagatggttgctggaaatgggcctctatacaactctgtagatattccattaaaaaacAAACGTTTGCAGCTAAtatagtcatttaccacattaacaatgtatagagtgtatttctgattaaaTTTAATGTTACCTTCATtggaaaaaaaaaagtgcttttccttcaaaaaaaaaaaatatataataaaaaaaaaaaaaaaaggaaagttcaaacttttgaacggtagtgtatgaTCCGGTGCATCTAAAGATGTGTACCGGACCACtacctcaggagatccaattgaaatgttcttcaTCACCAGTGTACAGAGATCGTGCCCGGCGGTCCCCATGGTTACAGGACGGGGGCGCGTCCCAATGACGTCACTGCTGAGCAACCAGGAAGTGCTGCTGAGCGGCCGGCGGGTCAGAGCGGCGTGTGACAGGTGAGTAGGATTTGAGCCCTAATGGTAATTGCaatggggggtatatatgtatggtgttttgttcagttttgttatgatgaccctgaggacgggggactttaccccgaaacatgttggaataaactgacatataCTTTACCGCTGTTtatgcctgcttgagtgccgccttcatcaccatcctattgccagaggtcttcgcctccaggagggcaccgcagcacctttTACCTTATGCGTGAGTGCCGAGTACACAGCAATCTACATTTGAGACAGACTGACAGTTGCTGGTGCATTGTCAGTGCCAGTGTTCTCGTCTAGTCTTCTCATGCTAAGGCACCAGCAACGTATTTACAGACCACACAGGACTCTCATTCTGGGCTGCAGTCCCACTTTCTGCTAGCCTTCCATTCATGGTGTTTTTGAGCACGTCCCACTTCTGCATCCAGCTGCCAGTTGGTTAAATTGGGCATCAATTCAGGTACCGACAGAGACTTTTGCCATGGAAGTTACCATCTCCAGCGAGGCAACTTTGGACCTGATCCAGCGTGATGCTAGTGAACGTCTTAGCTTCTCCGATGTTGAAGCCAACTCCATACTGGTGGGACAAAGGCTAGATGACAATCCTATTATCAATACCAATGAGGAACTTTACAGAAAATGGCTGAAAATGAAACAAAGTGAGGTAGATTTTCTCTACCACGGCATTTCTTTATCTGACTATTATCGATCTAATCTaatccctaggggatttaggaTCCGCAACTCCCCCACTATAGGTCGGTTCAACACTACCTTCTGTAGACGTTGGGTAGCAATCctcaacaaatgctccatggatctaTTGTTACTAGTGGTTGAGGAGTCGACACGGGAGCTCAACCTGGTCCGGGAGCAAATTCAGCAATTTGAGGCAATACATAAACCCACGCTACAGCTGGACACTCAGAATGAATGGGTAACCAAGCTCACTACACAAATAGAGCAATACCGCCAGGAGCTAGTGCGATTCAAGAAAGAGAAACTAGCCACTGTTCAAAGGGATTATCAGCAACGTGAGGTATACCCTTGGCTGGGTGGGTCCAGGACGACCAGGGACCAACAACAGTGGCGGTCTAACCCCCGGAGGAGGCGTGAACAACAACTTGGGGCTAGTACCTCAGCCAGCGACTCAGAAGGAGCCTCTGGGTCCTTATCTCAATCAGATGGCAATTTCCCTTTAGGCCAAGGCCCATCGGGTGTGCGGACTCGATCCAACCACACCCCCCACGcaagaagagggagaggacgcggaggtcgcGGCAGAAT
It encodes the following:
- the LOC134983917 gene encoding gastrula zinc finger protein XlCGF17.1-like: MKTISMQEIAKKLNISYNGLYYFLLLGSWCSEQGRCCVAAKAGERPLICSDCGKCFTCKSQLVSHQCRHKGQKPFPCSECGKCFTEKSHLRNHTGEKPFPCSECGKCFTRKSQLVKHQQSHTGETPFPCSESHTGEKPFQCSECGKCFADNSALVIHHRNHTGEKPFQCSECEKCFC